From Achromobacter spanius, a single genomic window includes:
- a CDS encoding 3-hydroxyacyl-CoA dehydrogenase family protein, which yields MQKDIKALPNPGAAHAVVVGGGTMGADVAVVLTRAACRTTVIESNAERAAGLPARVAENLKTIGREANASLLATAPSLDEVDWSTVDLVIECIPERLDIKQALFADLARRARPDAILASNSSSFPISAISQGLDTRGRMLGLHFFMPAHLVPLVEVVLGEASDNACADTLIDFMRRCGSVPVKVKQDLPGFLANRLQHALSREAFDLIDRGIASPEDVDAAVRFGFGFRFLAAGPVMQRDHAGIDVHAAAGATMYPTFCNADHPARCLTERAADGRHGMKAGEGFYAWTPETIAAERARYDRLLRAGLDLIAPELPEIKP from the coding sequence ATGCAGAAAGACATAAAGGCGCTGCCCAATCCGGGCGCGGCGCATGCGGTGGTGGTGGGCGGCGGCACGATGGGTGCGGATGTCGCCGTCGTGCTGACGCGAGCGGCGTGCCGCACGACGGTGATCGAATCGAATGCCGAGCGCGCGGCCGGTCTGCCGGCGCGGGTTGCGGAAAACCTGAAGACCATCGGACGCGAGGCGAACGCCTCCCTGCTGGCCACCGCGCCGTCGCTGGACGAGGTGGACTGGTCGACGGTGGATTTGGTGATCGAGTGCATTCCCGAGCGCCTGGACATCAAGCAGGCGCTCTTTGCCGACCTGGCGCGGCGCGCGCGGCCCGATGCGATTCTGGCCAGCAACAGTTCCAGCTTCCCGATCAGCGCGATCAGCCAGGGGCTGGACACCCGCGGCCGCATGCTGGGCCTGCACTTCTTCATGCCGGCGCATCTGGTGCCGCTCGTGGAAGTGGTGCTGGGCGAGGCCAGCGACAATGCCTGCGCCGATACGTTGATCGACTTCATGCGGCGCTGCGGCAGCGTGCCGGTCAAGGTGAAGCAGGATCTGCCCGGCTTTCTGGCGAACCGCCTGCAGCACGCACTGTCGCGCGAAGCCTTCGACCTCATCGACCGGGGCATCGCGTCGCCCGAGGACGTTGACGCCGCGGTGCGCTTTGGCTTCGGCTTCCGGTTCCTTGCAGCCGGTCCCGTGATGCAGCGCGATCACGCTGGGATCGACGTGCACGCGGCAGCCGGCGCCACGATGTATCCCACGTTCTGCAACGCCGACCACCCCGCGCGCTGCCTGACCGAACGCGCCGCCGACGGCCGGCATGGCATGAAGGCGGGCGAAGGCTTCTATGCCTGGACGCCGGAGACCATCGCCGCCGAACGTGCCCGCTACGACAGGCTGCTGCGTGCGGGCCTGGACCTGATCGCTCCCGAACTGCCGGAGATCAAGCCTTGA
- the napE gene encoding periplasmic nitrate reductase, NapE protein, with protein MQDESDGYTKAQELRSFLFLTAVMAPVLAVIIVAGYGFAVWIYQMFAGPPGS; from the coding sequence GTGCAAGACGAATCCGATGGCTACACAAAAGCCCAGGAACTGCGAAGTTTTCTTTTCCTGACGGCAGTCATGGCCCCGGTGTTGGCAGTGATCATCGTGGCCGGGTACGGTTTTGCGGTCTGGATCTACCAGATGTTCGCAGGCCCCCCGGGAAGCTGA
- a CDS encoding T6SS effector BTH_I2691 family protein: MSLSATLARTINHAAPNPTDACNACERTGLPILPLRAAYAPPPGETYRRQPAASNEPATVRMRLDQPRILRQGYLYVLLDEVEWQAYEVTPEGALRQFRPFQIPRDEPSPLSESCVHRNHDVTASFINIDTAKFSTAWIAIANDPWPESVLNQYLCGKALDGTDPKDRFYRLDLKSARDNPASVGIAMTADSLGLDSVLEYAAVNSGDFESVHGFYSRNHRLVATEGHVRTIVQREKLPNGVLALVLPDPIGVVQECNAQRVHLFREMQEWRAEPQRRFEFFTSQALLGIKELQAVWAKAEAEEEAKAAEENRRRHNNSIAGLKVGYPQVHIPGEAERIAKNKQAEAEERLEERYDERARATFEEAYLAAQDNWQKAVDRVGELYVREYLSRPFQLAVQYDYSVTSRRSTEGFIRMLALCLAGGPTEVIKNGDEKLGATQRLWKAQLEDRESHLYQALVAKDMALLNQLQTALTGNDVGKAYDTIKTVIGTSEGKTLMVAPVQEAIGQMLAAMGNASNALGQQLASQTYALVGRLHSAAFLRYSGQHVTQIVVSLKLGEYLSLLNEALQERIDKFLSHIDENFRKPAAHKIRAMVASGAIAIAVPGNHGKVVDLIIWSLESAEALQKRLSALGSAASEGVADAIRTVRVGAATLETGAVHLVGKLSIGAEEARDIARGAMQRMRNAAISVAPAGVDLLLALGSLWFQQDSLRKNYATLLNTPGSGNAEALAAVWSSSVGAMGVGVEVVGVGVRALRPDLRVTVQIAGRTKAVTLGTRLAQYGGAIAASANALNALQFYFAANRATSAGDDEAARFYVAAAAVSVVAVVSGVHAALVGGALLGPVGIAIVLGLAAYGAASLATKRESSPLEIWARRTLYGLPERQRRWKTPQDLDSAIGELNAAVLGVAADVGINFRMERASDIEIAGEAYASHGDAASIPMGVYLDYSISLPNYSPESSCYLCTVTVFRPGEQEEAIASIGNVAGFEGPASPRPTRSRDYHRKTTKPIVYFDNDRRCLIIRGAVALHANHGIHAVKMELSYWPDKSDKLGVAKIIRMHDKMDSPENE; this comes from the coding sequence ATGAGCTTAAGCGCAACCCTCGCCCGAACGATCAACCACGCTGCGCCCAATCCGACGGACGCATGCAACGCTTGCGAGCGCACTGGCCTACCCATTCTTCCTTTGCGCGCGGCGTACGCGCCGCCGCCCGGCGAAACCTACCGTCGACAGCCCGCGGCCAGCAACGAGCCTGCAACGGTTCGGATGCGGCTGGACCAGCCTCGCATCTTGCGGCAAGGGTACTTGTATGTATTGCTTGACGAGGTGGAGTGGCAGGCTTACGAGGTCACGCCCGAAGGCGCGTTGCGGCAGTTTCGCCCCTTCCAGATTCCTCGGGATGAGCCAAGCCCACTGAGCGAGTCATGCGTCCACCGCAACCACGACGTCACCGCGTCGTTTATCAATATCGACACGGCCAAGTTCTCGACCGCGTGGATAGCCATCGCGAACGATCCCTGGCCCGAAAGCGTGCTCAATCAATACCTGTGTGGCAAGGCCCTCGACGGGACTGACCCGAAGGACCGCTTCTACAGGCTCGATCTGAAAAGCGCGCGCGACAACCCGGCCAGCGTGGGTATTGCAATGACCGCAGACAGCCTTGGATTGGATTCCGTGCTGGAGTACGCAGCGGTTAACTCGGGCGATTTCGAAAGCGTTCACGGGTTCTACTCACGCAATCATCGGCTTGTGGCAACGGAAGGCCACGTCCGGACTATCGTCCAGCGGGAAAAACTTCCGAACGGCGTACTGGCGTTGGTTCTGCCCGATCCAATCGGGGTGGTACAGGAATGCAATGCGCAGCGCGTTCATTTGTTTAGAGAAATGCAGGAGTGGCGCGCCGAGCCGCAGCGACGATTTGAGTTCTTTACTTCCCAGGCGCTGCTTGGCATCAAGGAACTGCAGGCCGTTTGGGCTAAGGCGGAAGCAGAAGAAGAGGCGAAGGCGGCGGAAGAGAATCGTCGTAGGCACAACAACAGCATCGCGGGACTAAAGGTGGGCTATCCGCAGGTGCATATCCCAGGAGAAGCCGAGCGCATAGCAAAGAACAAACAGGCCGAGGCAGAAGAACGCCTAGAGGAGCGCTACGACGAGCGGGCTCGAGCCACCTTCGAGGAAGCCTATCTGGCCGCGCAGGACAATTGGCAAAAGGCTGTTGACCGAGTTGGCGAGTTGTACGTCAGAGAATACCTATCCAGACCTTTCCAGCTTGCCGTCCAGTATGACTACAGCGTCACGTCCCGGCGTTCGACGGAGGGCTTTATCCGGATGCTCGCGCTTTGCCTTGCCGGTGGCCCCACGGAAGTCATAAAGAATGGCGATGAGAAATTGGGCGCGACGCAACGGCTGTGGAAAGCACAGTTGGAGGATCGAGAGAGCCACCTGTATCAGGCTCTGGTGGCGAAGGACATGGCTCTGCTGAACCAGCTGCAAACCGCGCTGACGGGCAATGACGTTGGCAAGGCGTACGACACCATCAAGACCGTCATCGGCACATCGGAAGGCAAGACTCTGATGGTCGCGCCCGTGCAAGAGGCCATCGGACAGATGCTTGCCGCCATGGGCAACGCCAGTAACGCGTTGGGACAGCAACTGGCCTCCCAAACGTACGCGCTGGTCGGACGTCTGCACAGCGCAGCCTTCCTGCGATATTCGGGGCAGCACGTGACCCAGATCGTGGTGTCTTTGAAGCTTGGAGAGTATCTTTCCTTGCTCAATGAGGCCTTGCAGGAACGCATTGATAAGTTCCTCTCGCATATTGACGAGAATTTCCGCAAGCCGGCAGCGCACAAGATTCGCGCGATGGTTGCGAGCGGCGCTATTGCCATCGCCGTGCCCGGCAACCATGGCAAGGTCGTCGACTTGATAATCTGGTCGCTGGAAAGTGCCGAGGCGCTACAGAAACGTCTGAGCGCATTGGGCAGCGCCGCCAGCGAAGGCGTCGCGGATGCGATTCGCACCGTAAGAGTAGGCGCTGCGACGCTCGAGACCGGCGCTGTTCATTTGGTTGGCAAGCTCTCGATTGGCGCTGAGGAAGCGAGAGATATCGCAAGGGGAGCGATGCAACGGATGCGCAACGCTGCCATATCAGTGGCGCCGGCAGGCGTGGATCTGCTGCTTGCACTCGGTAGCTTGTGGTTTCAGCAAGATAGCCTGCGAAAGAACTACGCGACGCTGCTCAACACGCCGGGGAGCGGAAACGCAGAGGCTCTGGCAGCGGTGTGGTCGTCATCCGTTGGCGCAATGGGTGTAGGCGTGGAGGTTGTCGGCGTGGGGGTACGCGCGTTGAGACCAGATTTGAGGGTTACTGTGCAAATCGCGGGTCGGACAAAAGCGGTCACGCTCGGGACTCGCCTTGCCCAGTACGGAGGGGCAATTGCGGCATCCGCGAATGCCTTAAACGCGTTGCAATTTTACTTTGCCGCCAACAGAGCAACTTCGGCAGGCGATGACGAGGCAGCGCGCTTTTATGTGGCCGCCGCAGCGGTTTCGGTTGTCGCTGTTGTTTCTGGAGTGCATGCAGCGTTGGTCGGCGGCGCTCTCCTTGGTCCGGTGGGAATAGCAATAGTGCTCGGACTAGCTGCCTACGGGGCAGCAAGCCTGGCGACCAAAAGAGAATCCTCACCGCTGGAAATCTGGGCTCGACGAACGTTATATGGTTTGCCCGAACGACAGCGTCGGTGGAAGACCCCGCAGGATTTGGATTCCGCCATTGGCGAACTTAACGCGGCAGTGTTAGGTGTGGCAGCTGATGTCGGCATCAACTTTAGGATGGAACGCGCGTCGGACATCGAAATTGCGGGAGAAGCATACGCCTCTCACGGGGATGCCGCTTCTATACCCATGGGCGTGTATCTGGACTACTCGATTTCGCTGCCAAACTACTCCCCCGAGAGTTCGTGTTACCTATGCACCGTGACGGTGTTCCGACCCGGCGAACAAGAAGAAGCCATTGCTTCGATCGGCAACGTGGCAGGCTTTGAAGGGCCGGCCTCCCCTAGACCGACAAGGAGTCGAGATTACCATCGGAAGACTACCAAGCCCATTGTCTATTTCGATAATGACCGGCGTTGTTTGATCATAAGAGGGGCGGTCGCTCTGCATGCCAATCATGGGATTCACGCAGTAAAAATGGAACTTTCGTACTGGCCGGATAAGTCTGACAAACTCGGCGTCGCAAAAATAATCCGCATGCACGACAAGATGGATTCTCCCGAGAATGAGTAA
- a CDS encoding LysR family transcriptional regulator, with translation MQINLSMRDIDTTLVLGRTLNFRQAAGQLHLSQSALSTQIQRIEDALGVRLFDRTTRTVRLTAAGEVFLQQAATLQAAFRDAIAAVGSISSAEQGQVSVAALPSLAARLLPRVLMAYRQAHPHVALKVRDTLSGPAFDLVRAGEVDFALTAADPQHADLHYVPLMSDSFILLIPEAHPLARAKGPLRWADTAGAEHVSMVHPSSVRQYTEWAFLQNRIRFAPAFEAEHLTTIVAMVECGFGVAALPEIAAGAVAQTGIVQRRLTAPVAERSIGLVTARNRSLSPAAVALVQTLREYVAAQARQ, from the coding sequence ATGCAGATCAACCTGTCGATGCGCGACATCGATACGACGCTGGTGCTGGGCCGCACGCTCAATTTCCGCCAGGCCGCCGGGCAGCTGCATCTGTCGCAATCCGCGCTGTCCACCCAGATCCAGCGCATCGAGGACGCGTTGGGCGTGCGCCTCTTCGACCGCACCACGCGCACGGTGCGGCTGACGGCGGCGGGCGAGGTCTTCCTGCAGCAGGCCGCAACCCTGCAGGCGGCATTCCGCGACGCCATCGCCGCCGTGGGCAGCATCTCCAGCGCGGAGCAGGGACAGGTGTCCGTGGCGGCGCTGCCGTCGCTGGCGGCGCGGCTGCTGCCGCGCGTGCTGATGGCCTACCGCCAGGCGCACCCGCACGTCGCGCTGAAGGTCCGCGACACGCTATCTGGCCCGGCGTTCGACCTGGTGCGCGCGGGCGAGGTCGACTTCGCGCTGACCGCCGCCGACCCTCAGCACGCCGACCTGCACTACGTGCCGCTGATGTCCGACAGCTTCATCCTGCTGATCCCCGAGGCCCATCCGCTGGCGCGGGCAAAAGGCCCGCTGCGCTGGGCTGACACGGCCGGGGCGGAACATGTGTCGATGGTGCATCCGAGCAGCGTGCGCCAATACACGGAATGGGCCTTCCTGCAGAACCGCATCCGCTTCGCACCCGCATTCGAAGCCGAACACCTGACCACCATCGTGGCGATGGTCGAATGCGGGTTCGGTGTCGCGGCGTTGCCGGAGATCGCCGCTGGCGCGGTGGCGCAGACCGGCATCGTGCAGCGGCGCCTGACGGCGCCGGTGGCCGAGCGTTCGATTGGATTGGTGACGGCGCGCAACCGGAGCTTGTCGCCGGCTGCGGTGGCGCTGGTGCAGACGTTGCGGGAATATGTGGCGGCGCAGGCGCGGCAATAG
- a CDS encoding chaperone NapD yields MQSLRPPSPPGQPAPAPCSTAPELHIASMVVHAAPRRLGDVRGAILAIGGAEIHGASETGKLVVTLEAPSTEAMLTQIAEIQRLDGVLASALVYQHSDTLAAMNEEIDDVHGS; encoded by the coding sequence ATGCAAAGCCTCCGCCCTCCCTCCCCCCCTGGCCAGCCCGCCCCCGCGCCCTGTAGCACGGCGCCCGAGCTGCACATCGCCAGCATGGTGGTGCATGCCGCCCCGCGCCGGCTGGGCGACGTGCGCGGCGCGATCCTCGCGATTGGCGGCGCGGAAATCCACGGCGCTTCCGAGACCGGCAAACTGGTCGTCACCCTGGAAGCCCCCTCTACCGAAGCAATGCTTACGCAGATCGCGGAGATCCAGCGGCTGGATGGCGTGCTGGCGTCGGCGCTGGTGTATCAGCATTCCGACACGCTTGCCGCGATGAATGAGGAGATTGACGATGTCCATGGCTCGTAG
- a CDS encoding TonB-dependent receptor, which translates to MNHVRAPKRQSSRFLRRAATARLAGRIATATLLAAPAFAIPTAAHAQAAASRSFDIPAGSLEDALGRYGREAGIVLSFRPEVTAGLQSNGLRGTYGVRGGLDALLAGTGIRVLPQSNGSYVLDRPAGAGIATTNLPAVTVTASAADPNLPAPFAGGQVARGGGLGVLGTGDVMDVPFSTTNYTSQMIENQQARTLADIVISESSVRTTTSSGGFSDEFQIRGYSVAAGDVGLNGLYGLASASRMPAAMMERVEVLKGPGTLMNGIGPNGSIGGGINIVTKRAGDEPLTRLTTTYQSKSQLGGQLDMGRRFGDNNEWGIRVNGVYSNGDTNIDDGRQEQGVGALALDYRGTKLRWSLDAYTQHENIDNFRPQIGFQSNVTSLPSPPSGHRNFYPGTELKLNDSTVATRLEYDINDHLMVYGATGYRYGTAEQTFPSGPADALGNFTVSNAYYDSYSRTWTGDVGLRARFDTWGIGHTVNLSATRLNQEAGNAYVTSSGPGVPSSIFRPAPLPPVTADRGAPQKASKTELTSYTLTDTLSFAGDTLLITGGMRNQRVALDNYSTATGARTGSYDESAISPVAGIVFKPISNVSLYGNFTSGLTRGGIAPATAANAGQVFAPYKSKQYEAGVKVDWGKIITSASVFQITRPNSMTDPDTRIYSFDGEQRNRGLELAAFGEAMPGLRMMASATFYDATLKQTAGGVNDGNDANGVPKSTFNLGVDWDTPWVHGLSLNARVIHTSSMYFNAANTISLPSWTRYDIGARYNTEILGRAVVFRANIENLFNKDFWLASGSYATVAAPRTFLLSAQIDF; encoded by the coding sequence ATGAATCACGTCCGGGCGCCCAAGCGCCAGTCCTCCCGTTTCCTGCGACGCGCCGCCACGGCGCGCCTGGCGGGCCGCATCGCCACCGCCACGCTGCTCGCGGCGCCCGCGTTCGCCATCCCCACCGCCGCCCACGCGCAGGCCGCCGCCAGCCGCAGCTTTGACATCCCCGCGGGATCGCTCGAGGACGCGCTGGGCCGCTACGGACGTGAAGCCGGCATCGTGCTGTCGTTCCGGCCCGAAGTGACGGCCGGCCTGCAAAGCAACGGGCTGCGCGGCACGTACGGCGTGCGCGGCGGATTGGACGCCCTGCTGGCCGGCACCGGCATCCGCGTGCTGCCGCAGTCGAACGGCAGCTACGTGCTGGATCGCCCCGCCGGCGCGGGCATCGCGACCACGAACCTGCCCGCCGTGACGGTCACCGCTTCCGCCGCCGACCCCAACCTGCCCGCGCCCTTCGCGGGCGGCCAGGTGGCGCGCGGCGGCGGCCTGGGCGTACTGGGCACCGGTGACGTCATGGACGTGCCGTTCAGCACCACCAACTACACCTCGCAGATGATCGAGAACCAGCAGGCGCGCACGCTGGCCGATATCGTCATCAGCGAATCCTCGGTCCGCACCACCACCTCCAGCGGCGGCTTTTCCGACGAGTTCCAGATCCGCGGCTACTCCGTGGCCGCGGGCGACGTCGGCTTGAACGGCCTGTACGGCCTGGCATCCGCCAGCCGCATGCCCGCCGCCATGATGGAGCGCGTCGAAGTCCTGAAGGGCCCCGGCACGCTGATGAACGGCATCGGCCCCAACGGCAGCATCGGCGGCGGCATCAACATCGTCACCAAGCGCGCCGGCGACGAGCCCCTGACGCGCCTGACGACCACCTACCAGAGCAAGTCGCAACTGGGCGGCCAGCTCGACATGGGCCGGCGCTTTGGCGACAACAACGAATGGGGCATCCGCGTCAACGGCGTCTACAGCAATGGCGACACGAACATTGACGACGGCAGGCAGGAACAAGGCGTTGGCGCGCTGGCGCTGGACTATCGCGGCACCAAGCTGCGCTGGTCGCTGGACGCCTATACCCAGCACGAGAACATCGACAACTTCCGTCCGCAGATCGGCTTTCAGTCGAACGTGACGTCGCTGCCCTCGCCGCCCTCGGGCCACCGCAATTTCTACCCGGGCACCGAACTCAAGCTGAACGATTCGACCGTGGCCACACGCCTCGAGTACGACATCAACGACCACCTGATGGTCTACGGCGCCACCGGCTACCGCTACGGCACCGCCGAGCAGACTTTCCCGTCGGGTCCTGCCGACGCGCTGGGCAACTTCACGGTGTCCAACGCCTATTACGACTCGTACTCGCGCACGTGGACTGGCGACGTCGGCCTGCGCGCCCGCTTCGACACCTGGGGCATCGGCCACACCGTGAACCTGTCGGCCACGCGCCTGAACCAGGAGGCCGGCAACGCCTACGTCACGTCCTCCGGTCCCGGCGTCCCGTCCAGCATCTTCCGTCCCGCCCCGCTGCCGCCCGTCACCGCCGACCGCGGCGCGCCGCAAAAGGCGTCCAAGACCGAGCTGACCAGCTATACGCTGACCGACACCCTGTCCTTCGCCGGCGACACCCTGCTGATCACCGGCGGCATGCGCAACCAGCGCGTCGCCCTCGACAACTACTCCACCGCCACCGGCGCGCGCACCGGCTCGTACGACGAAAGCGCGATCTCGCCGGTCGCCGGCATCGTGTTCAAGCCGATCTCCAACGTCTCGCTGTACGGCAACTTCACGTCCGGCCTGACGCGCGGCGGCATCGCGCCCGCCACCGCGGCCAACGCCGGCCAGGTCTTCGCGCCCTACAAGTCCAAGCAGTATGAAGCGGGCGTCAAGGTCGACTGGGGCAAGATCATCACCAGCGCCTCGGTGTTCCAGATCACGCGTCCCAACTCGATGACCGATCCCGACACGCGGATCTACAGCTTCGACGGCGAACAGCGCAACCGCGGCCTGGAACTGGCCGCCTTCGGCGAAGCCATGCCGGGTCTGCGCATGATGGCCAGCGCCACGTTCTACGACGCCACGCTCAAGCAAACCGCAGGCGGCGTGAACGACGGCAACGACGCCAACGGCGTGCCGAAGAGCACCTTCAACCTGGGCGTGGACTGGGACACCCCGTGGGTCCACGGCCTGAGCCTGAACGCCCGCGTGATCCACACGTCGTCGATGTACTTCAACGCCGCCAACACGATCAGCCTGCCCTCGTGGACCCGCTACGACATCGGGGCGCGCTACAACACCGAGATCCTGGGCCGCGCCGTGGTGTTCCGCGCGAACATCGAGAACCTGTTCAACAAGGACTTCTGGCTGGCCAGCGGCTCGTACGCGACGGTTGCTGCGCCGCGTACGTTCTTGTTGTCGGCGCAGATTGATTTTTGA
- a CDS encoding DUF6708 domain-containing protein, protein MSNHPKQPRLIPPCPGWQEDLPHPDSAPSVAAFLDPDNPNHLCAAYLELSRSPHHARGLMLYLTISASAFLIFLGLVPVPVVEAGTLENAFIVIVDLLLVWMVAFGVRVDIAPPRDLPLRFNRARQRVYAYNFQYRWWNPFERWRVAAVSYDWSQVRAERWKLRGVTAQGALIIKWGVVLSIVEPGTNKVVDRFPLSTMGADEFAWSYICTYMQQGPAALPPPGAPRDHDDVPWYNLALRLAPKVNWPAGMDLESRTRP, encoded by the coding sequence ATGAGTAACCATCCAAAGCAACCACGGTTGATTCCGCCTTGCCCCGGCTGGCAAGAGGATTTGCCGCATCCCGATTCCGCTCCCTCCGTTGCCGCATTCCTAGATCCGGATAATCCCAATCACCTATGCGCGGCATATCTCGAACTTTCACGCTCCCCGCATCATGCACGGGGGCTGATGCTGTATCTAACAATTTCGGCGTCAGCATTTTTGATATTTTTAGGCCTCGTACCCGTGCCTGTAGTAGAGGCAGGCACGCTCGAAAATGCTTTCATAGTAATCGTCGATTTACTCCTGGTATGGATGGTGGCATTTGGGGTTCGCGTTGATATCGCACCGCCGCGCGACCTGCCCTTACGATTCAATCGGGCTCGTCAGCGCGTGTATGCCTATAACTTCCAATACCGCTGGTGGAACCCCTTTGAGCGCTGGCGTGTTGCCGCAGTGTCATATGATTGGTCGCAGGTCCGTGCGGAACGGTGGAAGTTACGAGGAGTCACCGCACAAGGCGCGCTCATTATCAAATGGGGTGTCGTTCTGTCTATCGTTGAACCGGGCACAAATAAGGTTGTTGATCGCTTCCCGCTGAGCACCATGGGTGCCGATGAGTTCGCTTGGTCCTACATCTGTACCTACATGCAGCAAGGCCCTGCTGCGCTTCCTCCGCCTGGTGCGCCTCGCGATCATGACGACGTACCTTGGTACAACCTTGCCTTGCGTCTTGCGCCAAAAGTGAACTGGCCTGCCGGCATGGACCTTGAATCAAGGACTCGTCCTTGA
- a CDS encoding 3-keto-5-aminohexanoate cleavage protein: MNTPASNFVAGSAPRAALADSPVIITVAPNGAYKKAADHPAVPLTAEALAAEARACLDAGAAMMHMHVRKPDGSHLLDAQAYRDALAAVQRAVGDELLVQVTSEAAGVYQAAEQIAMVRELQPEAVSIGLREIAVPGIPEAELAGFLAWLAERRIMTQIILYDEADVRRWLSLRARGLVPPGAWSVLFVLGRYSAGQTSSAYDLLPFLAAYDHSLPWAICAFGPEENACVTTAAAFGGHMRVGFENNLKLRDGSVAPDNAALVAQAAQGARALGRPLATAADARRIYGAIA, translated from the coding sequence TTGAATACGCCTGCCTCCAACTTCGTGGCTGGGTCCGCGCCCCGCGCCGCACTGGCCGATTCGCCCGTCATCATTACCGTCGCGCCCAACGGCGCCTACAAGAAGGCCGCCGATCACCCGGCCGTGCCGCTGACGGCAGAGGCCCTGGCCGCCGAGGCCCGCGCATGTCTGGACGCCGGCGCCGCGATGATGCACATGCATGTCCGAAAGCCCGACGGCAGCCATCTGCTCGATGCGCAGGCGTACCGCGACGCGCTCGCGGCAGTGCAGCGCGCGGTCGGCGATGAACTGCTGGTGCAGGTGACCAGCGAGGCGGCGGGCGTCTATCAGGCGGCCGAGCAGATCGCGATGGTGCGCGAATTGCAGCCCGAAGCCGTCTCCATCGGCCTGCGCGAAATCGCCGTGCCCGGCATTCCGGAAGCGGAGCTGGCGGGTTTCCTGGCGTGGCTGGCCGAGCGCCGCATCATGACGCAGATCATTCTGTACGACGAGGCGGATGTGCGCCGCTGGCTGTCGCTGCGCGCGCGCGGCCTGGTGCCGCCGGGCGCCTGGTCGGTGCTGTTCGTGCTGGGGCGCTACAGCGCGGGGCAGACGTCGTCGGCCTACGATCTGCTGCCGTTCCTCGCCGCTTACGATCATTCGTTGCCCTGGGCGATCTGCGCCTTCGGTCCCGAAGAAAACGCCTGCGTCACGACCGCGGCGGCCTTTGGGGGTCACATGCGCGTGGGGTTTGAAAACAATCTGAAGCTGCGCGACGGATCGGTGGCGCCGGACAACGCGGCGCTGGTCGCCCAGGCCGCGCAAGGCGCGCGCGCGCTGGGCCGGCCGCTCGCGACGGCGGCGGACGCGCGGCGCATCTACGGCGCGATCGCTTGA